Proteins from a single region of Struthio camelus isolate bStrCam1 chromosome W, bStrCam1.hap1, whole genome shotgun sequence:
- the LOC138060867 gene encoding rho guanine nucleotide exchange factor 39-like, with amino-acid sequence MSDLPLPFTAGVNTIEEQRARWERKRSRTAKELLETEHTYLGQLDLVVTYFVTILKAKGTLKPAVLETIFGPLESIYLASQVLSFHLERGNLGLGLENLCQKLELYGHYSENLEQANKTLKEQLKKNKSFRRFKKLQESRPQFQGRKLEDLLPLPLQRLNQYKHFLRDLLENTSPDNAEYQKLAKTVKYVSEVSRWVQDIIRNRENSLQLLRVQKLLKGQKTKVLAPGRWYIREGWLLVVPSKGEELKRRMFFLFSDIFIATKLCHPLHLLNSNKFRCRAVYPLQQCTVDKVFGHTQSQGGLLSLSFPHKTLLLMSSDQQDINDWYQSLTAAIRQLKA; translated from the exons ATGAGTGACTTGCCCCTGCCGTTTACGGCTGGAGTAAATACTATTGAAGAGCAGAGGGCTCGCTGGGAGAGAAAGCGCAGCCGGACAGCTAAGGAGCTACTGGAAACTGAACACACATATCTTGGGCAGCTGGATCTGGTGGTCACA TACTTCGTGACAATTTTAAAGGCTAAAGGGACACTAAAACCTGCTGTACTGGAAACCATATTTGGACCCCTAGAATCCATATATTTGGCCAGCCA GGTTCTGTCATTTCACCTGGAGAGGGGGAATTTGGGACTAGGACTGGAAAACTTATGTCAGAAATTGGAGCTTTATGGCCACTATTCTGAGAATTTGGAGCAGGCAAATAAAACCTTGAAG GAGCAGTTGAAGAAGAATAAGTCATTTCGACGTTTTAAAAAACTCCAGGAGTCTCGACCTCAGTTTCAAGGGAGGAAGCTAGAAGACCTGCTTCCTTTGCCCCTACAGAGATTGAATCA GTACAAACACTTCCTCAGAGACTTGCTGGAGAACACCAGCCCAGACAACGCGGAGTACCAGAAACTTGCAA AGACTGTGAAATATGTTTCTGAGGTATCTCGATGGGTCCAAGACATCATTCGTAATAGAGAGAACTCACTACAGCTACTTCGGGTTCAGAAACTGCTCAAAGGACAGAAGACCAAGGTGTTGGCTCCAG GGCGCTGGTATATCCGGGAAGGCTGGCTTTTGGTGGTGCCTTCCAAGGGAGAAGAACTGAAGCGCAGgatgttcttccttttttctgataTCTTTATTGCAACAAAGCTGTGCCATCCATTGCACCTTCTGAACTCAAACAAATTCAGGTGCCGGGCTGTCTACCCACTTCAGCAGTGCACCGTGGATAAAGTGTTTGGCCACACGCAGAGCCAGGGAGGGCTTCTCAGT ctttcctttccacACAAGACGCTGTTGTTGATGTCCAGTGACCAACAAGATATTAACGACTGGTATCAGAGTCTCACAGCTGCAATCAG GCAGCTGAAAGCCTGA